In Mesorhizobium sp. 113-3-3, a genomic segment contains:
- a CDS encoding MarR family winged helix-turn-helix transcriptional regulator, giving the protein MVSDGIDRLGFLIHDVQRLMRKRFETRASGLGLSSAQWRLMVRVAKEEGVTQARLAELLEIEPISVSRLVDRMEEGGWIERRADAADRRVRMIFPTAKASAAYAEVKSLAGEVYEESLVGVSPEDRRVLIRALDAMAQNLADGDISEKVEPTKGAAA; this is encoded by the coding sequence ATGGTTTCTGATGGCATAGACAGACTGGGATTTCTGATCCACGACGTGCAGCGGCTGATGCGCAAGCGTTTCGAAACGCGCGCCAGCGGGCTCGGCCTGTCGTCGGCGCAATGGCGCCTGATGGTGCGCGTCGCCAAGGAAGAGGGCGTTACCCAGGCCCGGCTCGCGGAATTGCTCGAAATCGAGCCGATCAGTGTCTCGCGTCTCGTCGACCGGATGGAGGAGGGCGGCTGGATCGAGCGCCGCGCCGACGCCGCCGACCGTCGCGTGCGCATGATCTTCCCGACCGCCAAGGCGAGCGCCGCCTATGCCGAGGTCAAGAGTCTGGCCGGTGAAGTCTATGAAGAATCGCTTGTCGGCGTTTCGCCGGAGGATCGGCGCGTGCTGATCAGGGCGCTCGATGCGATGGCGCAGAATCTCGCCGACGGCGATATCTCGGAAAAAGTCGAGCCTACGAAAGGCGCAGCAGCATGA
- a CDS encoding FecCD family ABC transporter permease, producing MLLAPGPGALSGHKAFALAMVAGTVAVVALVLMSIAYGSTLIPLSDVIASLGHAVGLNGHQVSGPVGKIVVDLRLPRTILAVCVGGGLGITGALLQTVTRNDLADPFLFGLSSGAAAGAVSVITVFGDSFGIWTLPVAAFTGGILAACIVLLLVARVRGQGLERLILAGLAVSFLFTAVTNYLVFAGDQRAAHSVLFWTMGGLGLARWDNVWLGALGAGTIAAYGLWNHRRLDAFLAGESAAESLGVPVARMRRTTFLVAAFSTAILVSVAGVIGFVGLMIPHLSRPLAGPLHLRLIASCALFGAVLLLASDLLARTLLPPQELPIGIITSSLGAFFVVTLVVRNRL from the coding sequence ATGCTTCTTGCCCCCGGGCCCGGTGCGCTTTCAGGGCACAAGGCATTCGCGCTGGCGATGGTGGCGGGCACGGTGGCGGTCGTCGCCCTCGTGCTCATGTCGATCGCCTATGGATCGACGCTGATCCCGCTGAGCGACGTCATCGCCTCGCTTGGCCATGCCGTCGGGTTGAACGGGCATCAGGTGTCGGGTCCGGTCGGCAAGATCGTCGTTGACCTGCGGCTGCCGCGCACGATCCTGGCGGTCTGTGTCGGCGGCGGCCTTGGCATCACAGGCGCCTTGCTGCAGACCGTGACCCGCAACGATCTCGCCGATCCCTTCCTGTTCGGCCTGTCGTCGGGGGCTGCCGCCGGCGCTGTTTCCGTCATCACCGTCTTCGGCGACAGCTTTGGGATCTGGACCTTGCCAGTAGCCGCCTTCACCGGCGGCATACTGGCCGCCTGCATCGTCCTGCTGCTGGTCGCGCGGGTGAGGGGGCAGGGACTCGAACGGCTGATCCTTGCCGGCCTTGCCGTCTCCTTCCTGTTCACGGCCGTGACCAACTATCTGGTCTTTGCCGGCGACCAGCGCGCCGCCCATTCGGTACTGTTCTGGACGATGGGCGGGCTCGGTCTGGCGCGCTGGGACAATGTCTGGCTGGGCGCCTTGGGCGCCGGCACGATCGCGGCCTACGGGCTCTGGAACCACCGCCGGCTGGACGCCTTCCTGGCCGGTGAAAGTGCCGCCGAAAGCCTTGGCGTGCCGGTGGCGAGGATGCGCAGGACAACGTTTCTCGTCGCCGCCTTCTCGACGGCAATTCTCGTCTCGGTCGCCGGCGTCATCGGCTTTGTCGGGCTGATGATCCCGCATCTGTCGCGGCCGCTGGCCGGTCCGCTGCATCTGCGCCTGATCGCCAGCTGTGCGCTGTTCGGAGCCGTGCTGTTGCTTGCAAGCGATCTTCTGGCGCGGACCTTGCTGCCGCCGCAGGAACTGCCGATCGGCATCATCACCAGTTCGCTCGGCGCCTTCTTCGTCGTCACGCTGGTCGTGCGAAACCGCCTGTGA